Proteins from one Fragaria vesca subsp. vesca linkage group LG6, FraVesHawaii_1.0, whole genome shotgun sequence genomic window:
- the LOC101299882 gene encoding uncharacterized protein LOC101299882, which yields MEPGATRRTSRFSSYERLVAIGLALLAVLSPLYIDQTTGDDSELELQEPINFAAWLPLLLVVLILAITFSLYLDRSFTRFDPYWIYRVGGSSSGIIVTLLVLALVLKCKASAWNWEA from the coding sequence ATGGAGCCTGGAGCTACCAGGAGGACGAGCCGGTTTTCTTCATATGAGAGGTTGGTGGCCATCGGATTGGCGCTTCTAGCTGTGCTTTCTCCTCTCTATATTGATCAAACAACAGGAGATGATTCAGAACTTGAGTTGCAAGAGCCCATCAATTTTGCTGCTTGGCTGCCTCTGCTGCTCGTGGTGTTGATTTTGGCCATCACTTTCTCGCTTTACTTGGACCGAAGCTTTACCAGGTTTGATCCTTACTGGATTTACAGAGTTGGCGGTTCTTCAAGTGGTATTATAGTAACTCTCTTGGTTCTGGCGTTGGTTTTGAAGTGTAAAGCTTCTGCTTGGAACTGGGAGGCTTAA
- the LOC101299313 gene encoding uncharacterized protein LOC101299313 yields the protein MAMTTWVLLASLLVVSVSAATQMKVTNNPADELVAVLNANRTAHKSPSLYDNPGLACIALQYIKAYEGDCGAVGGPDAKKPADSEFVEAFAPTCGVQVSTLSPITGRLLGCETKYVPAAEAFSNILIESNKSLDILYNKNHTEVGAAVSGSDGGSPYFWCVLFSGGKTNSSFVPEEGEVKTTRPGCFSGANDDCNGAYDWSRRSRVWAFFTTALIAMGFALGL from the coding sequence TGAAAGTTACTAATAACCCTGCGGATGAGTTAGTGGCTGTGCTTAACGCTAATAGAACTGCACACAAATCACCTTCCCTCTATGACAACCCTGGATTGGCCTGCATTGCCTTGCAGTACATAAAAGCGTACGAAGGTGACTGCGGTGCTGTAGGAGGTCCAGATGCCAAGAAGCCAGCTGATTCTGAGTTTGTTGAAGCTTTTGCTCCAACCTGTGGTGTTCAAGTCTCAACCCTCTCCCCAATCACCGGTCGTTTACTTGGCTGCGAGACTAAATATGTCCCTGCTGCCGAAGCGTTTTCAAACATTTTGATTGAAAGCAATAAGAGCTTGGACATTCTCTACAATAAGAACCACACTGAAGTCGGAGCTGCTGTGAGTGGCAGTGATGGTGGTTCTCCATATTTCTGGTGTGTGTTGTTCAGCGGCGGCAAAACTAACAGCAGCTTTGTTCCCGAGGAAGGTGAGGTTAAGACAACAAGACCTGGGTGCTTTAGTGGTGCGAATGATGACTGCAATGGCGCTTATGATTGGTCTAGAAGGAGTCGTGTGTGGGCATTTTTCACCACAGCTCTGATTGCAATGGGGTTTGCCTTGGGGTTATAA